From Rutidosis leptorrhynchoides isolate AG116_Rl617_1_P2 chromosome 3, CSIRO_AGI_Rlap_v1, whole genome shotgun sequence, a single genomic window includes:
- the LOC139901363 gene encoding uncharacterized protein, which produces MLKQKARIRWKLEGDENSKYFHASIRRKYNKSNIRGVNVNGMWNEDPEVVNLEVFQHFKSIFSEPNGCRPMLVGCPVSYGPPTTSTVSAPGPRNTADQSGPHTDHSGPSNEKSRPAPPILSTNVNGADTPSVFVSNTHGQSQSMFRVTVAENESLQAEFSEKEIWDAINECASNKAPGPDEAINQFWSTGSISSGCNSSFITLVPKNTDSVSLNEYRPISLIGSLYKVIAKLLSIRIRNVILHLVDFEQSAFIKGRNIIDGVLIANEILEYLKNNRLKSLVFKVNFKKAFDSLNWDFLDKMMALMGFGNKWPNWISSCLKSASISVLVNGSPTKEFKLERGVRQGDPFFPFLFINAAKGLNWLAKNAVSNNLFSGVEIGRDKINISHLQYTDDTIFSGSWSMENIGNLMKLLKCFVLSSGLKVNYNKSNLFGVGIDKVEVEEMANLFGCNVVLKKLKSVRRKFFWGGAGDESKISWVKRDDVIRPLADGGLNVGSLFVKILALIGKWWWRFYTEPASLWVKTSIISGLTSPSRSRGRLVMATILGFGMILGLRKVILRCMTRSKNTKLEEPLPEPERLMTACFRRMRDEIENITKGSMGSSRLCVENVEGLCDER; this is translated from the exons ATGTTGAAACAAAAGGCTAGAATTAGGTGGAAGTTAGAAGGTGATGAGAATTCAAAGTACTTCCACGCCTCCATCCGAAGGAAATATAATAAGAGTAATATTCGTGGTGTTAATGTTAATGGTATGTGGAACGAAGATCCAGAGGTGGTTAACTTAGAAGTTTTTCAGCACTTTAAAAGCATCTTTTCTGAGCCCAATGGGTGCAGACCCATGCTCGTGGGCTGCCCAGTTTCTTATGGGCCACCTACTACGTCGACTGTTTCAGCTCCTGGGCCGAGAAATACCGCTGATCAAAGTGGGCCGCATACTGATCATAGTGGGCCGAGTAATGAGAAGTCCAGGCCTGCTCCACCTATTCTTTCGACTAATGTTAATGGTGCAGATACGCCTTCTGTTTTTGTTTCTAATACACATGGTCAGTCACAAAGTATGTTTCGTGTAACAGTTGCTGAAAATGAGTCCTTACAAGCTGAATTTAGTGAAAAAGAGATATGGGATGCAATCAATGAATGTGCTAGCAACAAGGCCCCCGGCCCGGATG AGGCTATCAATCAATTTTGGAGTACGGGCTCAATCTCCTCGGGTTGCAACTCATCTTTTATTACCTTGGTACCAAAAAATACGGACTCGGTGAGTTTGAATGAATATCGGCCAATTAGCCTAATTGGAAGCTTGTATAAAGTTATTGCTAAACTCCTATCAATTCGTATTCGTAATGTTATCCTACATCTTGTTGACTTCGAACAAAGTGCTTTTATAAAAGGGAGAAACATAATAGATGGAGTCCTTATCGCGAATGAAATACTCGAGTATCTAAAGAATAATCGTTTGAAAAGTCTTGTTTTTAAAGTGAATTTCAAAAAAGCTTTTGATAGTCTTAATTGGGATTTTTTGGATAAAATGATGGCTCTAATGGGATTTGGAAACAAATGGCCGAATTGGATTTCATCGTGTCTCAAAAGTGCATCTATCTCCGTTTTAGTTAACGGATCACCTACTAAAGAGTTTAAACTTGAAAGGGGTGTTAGACAAGGTGACCCCTTTTTCCCATTTTTGTTCATCAATGCCGCGAAGGGTCTTAATTGGTTGGCGAAAAATGCGGTTTCAAATAATTTATTTAGTGGGGTGGAAATTGGACGTGACAAAATTAATATTTCTCATCTTCAATATACGGACGATACTATTTTCTCTGGCTCATGGAGTATGGAAAATATTGGTAACCTAATGAAACTTCTAAAGTGTTTTGTGTTGAGTTCCGGTCTAAAGGTTAATTATAATAAGAGTAATTTATTTGGCGTGGGAATTGACAAAGTTGAGGTGGAAGAGATGGCAAATCTTTTTGGGTGTAACGTCG TGCTTAAAAAACTAAAGAGTGTGAGACGTAAATTCTTTTGGGGTGGGGCGGGAGACGAGTCAAAAATCTCGTGGGTAAAACGGGATGATGTCATTCGCCCCTTGGCGGATGGCGGACTAAATGTGGGTTCTCTTTTTGTAAAAATTTTAGCACTaattggcaagtggtggtggaggttttatACCGAACCCGCTTCCTTGTGG GTGAAGACATCGATCATCTCGGGGTTGACTTCTCCAAGTCGTTCTCGAGGTCGATTGGTAATGGCAACAATACTAGGTTTTGGAATGATTCTTGGGTTACGGAAG GTCATTCTTCGTTGTATGACCCGATCCAAGAACACTAAACTTGAAGAACCATTACCCGAGCCCGAAAGATTAATGACTGCGTGTTTTAGAAGAATGAGAGACGAGATTGAAAACATTACGAAAGGAAGCATGGGATCAAGCCGTTTATGTGTAGAGAATGTGGAAGGTCTTTGCGATGAGAGGTGA